The Leptospira sp. WS39.C2 genome contains a region encoding:
- a CDS encoding gamma carbonic anhydrase family protein yields the protein MSYTEIPHFSKPFIHPNATAFGMVEYGTSVSIWPGAVVRADMNQIKLGDYVNIQDNSTLHTDSTNPISIGEWTLVGHNVMIHGCKIGRAVLIGIGSIVLDNAEIGDGSQIAAGCMVRGGKKIPPRSLVVPDGSDIKIFPGKAKPELTVAGCIEYAHLSVRFAQNIFVPFKKEEEVHFVKQAKEILTKLGI from the coding sequence ATGTCCTACACTGAAATTCCTCATTTTTCAAAACCTTTCATACATCCGAACGCCACAGCATTTGGGATGGTTGAATATGGAACCTCAGTCTCCATTTGGCCTGGTGCCGTTGTCCGTGCTGACATGAACCAAATCAAACTTGGGGATTATGTGAATATCCAAGACAATTCAACTTTACATACAGATTCCACAAACCCAATCTCTATCGGCGAATGGACATTAGTTGGCCATAATGTGATGATCCATGGATGTAAAATTGGGAGGGCTGTGCTTATTGGAATTGGTTCTATCGTTTTGGACAATGCAGAAATTGGGGATGGTTCTCAAATTGCGGCCGGGTGTATGGTTCGCGGTGGAAAAAAAATACCACCCAGATCTTTGGTTGTTCCAGATGGATCCGATATTAAGATTTTTCCAGGAAAAGCAAAACCAGAATTAACAGTTGCAGGTTGCATTGAGTACGCCCATCTATCCGTACGATTTGCACAAAATATTTTTGTTCCCTTCAAAAAAGAGGAAGAAGTGCATTTTGTAAAACAAGCAAAAGAAATTTTAACAAAACTTGGGATCTGA
- a CDS encoding putative bifunctional diguanylate cyclase/phosphodiesterase, with amino-acid sequence MITDKRNYVYWLKFRKDTGPLLRRFLFAASGLFFLAACLHLTPLFTKTGKIDVIFFFVDLGISVLFLLEYVLKNKVPLLIRILTLIGTAIFISVLSFLRSGLLGTGEISLAFIIISFFVFLPPFPSLISAILISIIPAIFGICVYLSILLFPLELGIRNESPREWYFKSVSLIIFSILSGFLIQRLRAKLIKNIVYLKESRAKILNSKKHIDKLAFYDSLTQLPNRYLFEQSIKNRISLGQNEAFVLLINIKGIKVINALHGIGFGDQILALIGSILKQYTSERPNTIVASLGGDEFIFWIENSSKTRIEDAIVKFDFNNNQTLTPDRLGHRLQYRVSGIHFPKDANDLNEVIRKLSIAMNVAREESKNHLVWFEQEMEKKIEREQKLKNQLEKAIENNEFKIAYQEKVNIKTQTVVGLEALARWRVSEYGEISPEEFIPIITKSDLIVPFGKNIFQKVVSQIPKLMESYGNQIKISINISPIFFLFPNFNEYIIEYLKENFIDPKILIFEITEDVFIDEIETIQKIVSSLRSIGISVSLDDFGKGYSSLHYMQKIQFDELKIDKSFLDEIATSDRNFLLLESICHLADSLGLKTIAEGIEREEQIIPLKKTSCHIVQGYLYSKPKILFE; translated from the coding sequence ATGATCACTGACAAACGAAATTACGTCTATTGGCTTAAATTCAGAAAGGACACAGGTCCCTTGCTCAGACGATTTTTGTTTGCGGCTTCTGGACTTTTTTTTCTAGCAGCTTGTTTGCATCTTACACCTTTATTTACGAAAACAGGTAAAATTGATGTAATCTTCTTTTTTGTTGATTTAGGTATCTCTGTATTATTTTTACTCGAATATGTTTTAAAAAACAAAGTTCCATTACTCATTCGTATCTTAACTTTGATTGGAACTGCTATTTTCATCTCTGTTCTTTCTTTTTTAAGGAGTGGTTTGCTTGGAACAGGTGAAATATCTCTTGCTTTTATCATTATCTCTTTTTTTGTTTTTTTACCTCCATTTCCAAGTTTAATTTCAGCAATTTTAATTTCCATCATACCAGCGATATTTGGGATCTGTGTTTACCTTTCCATTTTATTGTTTCCTCTTGAATTAGGAATCAGAAACGAAAGCCCCCGAGAATGGTATTTCAAATCTGTAAGTTTGATTATTTTTTCCATACTCTCTGGATTTTTGATCCAAAGGTTGCGAGCGAAACTTATAAAAAATATAGTTTATTTAAAAGAATCTAGAGCAAAAATACTAAACTCTAAAAAACACATCGACAAGTTAGCATTTTACGATTCGTTAACTCAATTACCAAATAGGTATTTATTTGAGCAATCTATCAAGAATCGAATTTCCCTGGGACAAAATGAAGCTTTTGTTTTACTCATCAATATCAAAGGGATTAAGGTAATTAACGCGTTACATGGAATTGGATTTGGAGATCAAATTTTAGCTCTTATTGGAAGTATCTTAAAACAATACACTTCTGAAAGACCAAATACTATCGTTGCCAGTTTAGGTGGAGATGAATTTATTTTTTGGATTGAGAATTCATCTAAAACTAGAATTGAAGATGCTATCGTAAAATTTGATTTTAACAATAACCAAACATTAACACCCGATAGACTCGGACATCGTCTCCAATACCGTGTGAGTGGAATTCATTTCCCCAAAGATGCAAACGATTTAAATGAAGTCATAAGGAAACTTTCCATTGCTATGAATGTAGCAAGAGAAGAATCAAAAAATCATCTTGTTTGGTTTGAACAAGAAATGGAGAAAAAAATTGAAAGGGAACAAAAGTTAAAAAACCAACTTGAAAAAGCAATTGAGAATAATGAATTTAAAATTGCCTACCAAGAAAAAGTGAATATAAAAACACAAACTGTTGTTGGACTGGAAGCACTCGCACGATGGAGAGTGAGTGAGTATGGTGAAATTTCACCTGAAGAGTTTATTCCCATCATTACAAAATCTGATCTCATAGTTCCATTTGGAAAAAATATATTCCAAAAAGTTGTAAGCCAAATTCCGAAATTAATGGAATCTTATGGAAATCAAATAAAAATATCGATCAATATCTCACCTATCTTCTTTTTGTTTCCAAACTTTAATGAATACATCATAGAGTATTTAAAAGAAAATTTTATAGATCCCAAAATCCTCATTTTCGAAATCACAGAAGATGTTTTTATAGATGAGATCGAAACTATACAAAAAATTGTGTCATCTTTACGATCAATTGGCATCTCAGTTTCCTTAGATGATTTTGGAAAAGGATATTCTTCACTTCATTATATGCAGAAAATCCAATTTGATGAATTAAAAATAGACAAATCATTCTTAGATGAAATCGCAACTTCAGATCGTAATTTTTTGTTATTGGAATCAATCTGCCATCTTGCCGATTCCCTTGGTTTAAAAACAATTGCAGAAGGGATTGAAAGAGAAGAACAAATCATTCCATTAAAAAAAACTTCCTGCCATATCGTTCAAGGGTATCTGTATTCAAAACCTAAAATCTTATTTGAATGA
- a CDS encoding glutathione S-transferase family protein, which yields MKIYGDSQSGNCYKIQLVTSFLKIPYDWVELNIKNGETQTDSFLKLNPNGKIPILVLDDGKVIAESNAILHFLAEGSFLLPKDTYLKAKVLEWQFFEQYSHEPYIAVARFIQHYLGIPEERREEYNSKQKGGHKALKVMEQQLEKTPFFVGDKITIADISLFAYTHVADQGGFDLSNYPHILSWIKRIQSMELFYPMKFV from the coding sequence ATGAAAATTTACGGTGATAGCCAATCTGGCAATTGTTACAAGATACAATTAGTTACTTCTTTCTTAAAGATTCCCTATGATTGGGTTGAGTTAAATATCAAAAACGGAGAAACACAAACAGACTCTTTTTTAAAATTAAACCCAAACGGTAAAATTCCCATTCTTGTGTTAGATGATGGTAAGGTGATTGCTGAATCCAATGCAATTTTACATTTTTTAGCGGAAGGGAGTTTTTTGTTACCAAAGGATACTTATTTAAAAGCAAAAGTATTAGAATGGCAGTTTTTTGAACAATACAGTCATGAGCCATATATTGCAGTAGCAAGGTTCATCCAACATTACTTAGGAATACCTGAAGAGAGGCGAGAGGAATATAACTCCAAACAAAAAGGAGGACATAAAGCATTAAAGGTAATGGAACAACAATTAGAAAAAACTCCCTTTTTTGTTGGTGATAAAATTACTATAGCAGACATTAGCTTATTTGCTTATACTCATGTTGCAGATCAAGGTGGATTTGACCTTTCAAATTATCCACACATACTTTCATGGATCAAAAGGATTCAAAGTATGGAATTATTTTATCCAATGAAATTTGTATGA
- a CDS encoding MFS transporter: MIAFLNKVKVLGIFSITQTVFQIGTVMIMAVSALAGQTIAPSPESASLPVSFVILGTLIGLVPASRFMKWQGSKYGLLLGTIIGIFGAILATYSIWEKSFILFSIAHLLFGLHQSFIQYLRFVAMESVPTHDRASALSWILIAGIPAAYLGPLAGLQGKELLPNSLFLGCYLILIGSLSIQFVLISFLPSPNKRYKVDETSTTEPTPRELVRPISFHIKNLGLWVSILSTASSFGLMAMLMTAVPVAMKTHGHEMHASTLVLQWHVLGMYIPSFFSGFLVRKMTAPYLIMLGVVVMGLECVSALQGTEFLPFALALILLGIGWNFMYVGGTNLLVEQYHPSEKNTIQAINDTIVYSFAILSTYSAGYLEHKIGWLSLNLVSIPFLVFVSIVTLYYIQTKRRTGHHG; encoded by the coding sequence ATGATTGCATTTTTAAACAAAGTCAAAGTACTCGGGATTTTTTCTATCACACAAACTGTATTCCAAATTGGTACCGTGATGATCATGGCAGTCTCAGCTCTTGCGGGACAAACCATTGCCCCTTCCCCTGAATCTGCTTCTCTTCCAGTTTCATTTGTGATTTTGGGAACTTTAATTGGCCTTGTCCCCGCTTCTAGATTTATGAAATGGCAGGGTAGTAAATATGGCTTATTACTCGGTACTATTATTGGGATTTTTGGGGCAATACTCGCTACTTATTCCATTTGGGAAAAAAGTTTTATATTATTTTCCATAGCACACTTGTTATTTGGTCTCCACCAATCCTTCATCCAATACCTTCGCTTTGTGGCAATGGAATCTGTTCCAACCCATGATCGGGCAAGTGCTTTATCTTGGATTTTAATCGCAGGAATCCCCGCTGCTTACCTCGGCCCACTTGCTGGATTACAAGGGAAAGAACTCCTACCAAATTCTTTGTTTTTAGGATGTTATTTGATTCTAATTGGTTCTCTTTCGATTCAGTTTGTGTTGATTTCATTTTTACCTTCACCAAACAAACGATATAAAGTGGATGAAACATCAACCACAGAACCTACACCGAGAGAACTCGTACGTCCTATTTCCTTTCATATTAAAAACTTGGGGTTATGGGTCTCCATCCTTTCTACAGCTTCTAGTTTTGGACTAATGGCAATGCTTATGACAGCAGTTCCTGTTGCAATGAAAACTCATGGACATGAAATGCATGCATCAACTCTTGTTTTACAATGGCATGTTCTTGGAATGTACATCCCATCCTTTTTTTCAGGATTTTTAGTTCGCAAAATGACAGCACCTTACTTAATTATGTTAGGTGTCGTAGTCATGGGACTTGAATGTGTGTCAGCATTACAGGGAACAGAATTTTTGCCATTTGCACTAGCACTCATCCTACTTGGTATAGGTTGGAATTTTATGTATGTAGGTGGAACAAACTTACTCGTAGAACAATACCATCCTTCAGAAAAAAACACAATCCAAGCAATCAATGATACGATCGTTTATTCTTTTGCCATTTTATCTACTTACAGTGCAGGATATTTAGAACACAAAATAGGATGGTTGTCTTTAAATTTAGTGAGCATACCTTTTTTGGTATTTGTTTCTATCGTAACTCTTTATTACATCCAAACCAAAAGGCGAACAGGACACCATGGATAA
- a CDS encoding 7TM diverse intracellular signaling domain-containing protein, which yields MRIIFLIILSGTLFSCSRWEIQKSISDESFVPQKIDYVIHSGNEINLQKLRWTPIFKNNLSLGFQTDHVYLKIKATNQTSVNKLILDLGNPHLDFIRVYEEGNPEPIKEGGDFIAHSHWDAFSKSIAFELSWPAGETKTLILETKSSSNISYLIRFYSKETFYLKENLENTILGFFYGTIFIMVIYNLFIYFILKEKAYITYSISIFCNLLLQMYLNGILNQIFTLDHPEIHNRIGSIIVTCSAITGWTFAQQTLNLRDFNPWSHRLIQSLKFIVLFYILIPYAYLPIDIAVRIGNFIAQLFVVSVLVVALVNYSSGNKQARLFLFGWSTLLFGILMYTLMQNGILPINVFTIYGNQIGSTLEAGILSLALANKINELKEEKANTQAEALVTLEEKVRERTKTLDESLNLIKKDLNVAKKIQKTLFSDIKTSDPRIHFHSYYQSMSEVGGDFYDLTQVKADYYRIFVADATGHGIQAALITMAIKAEYESLKMIYDHPDDLVFHMNQIFINKYSNIQTIFTCSVCDIDLKNKQLFYASAGHPDQIHQRIYDIKLLPRTGKIIGLMDHTQYRLIEHQIEEGDRIFLFTDGIFEQFNEEKELFGEDRLYEILKDNLKLSLDHTMAKVLSELSLFTDGQAKQDDITFIGCEIQSLG from the coding sequence ATGCGTATAATCTTTTTGATCATTCTTTCGGGAACTCTGTTTTCCTGTTCCCGTTGGGAGATCCAAAAGTCCATCAGTGATGAAAGTTTTGTCCCTCAGAAAATCGATTACGTAATCCATTCTGGTAATGAAATTAACCTTCAAAAACTTAGATGGACTCCAATTTTTAAAAACAATTTGAGTTTGGGTTTCCAGACGGATCATGTTTATTTAAAAATTAAAGCAACCAACCAAACTTCCGTTAATAAACTCATTTTAGATTTAGGAAATCCTCATTTAGACTTTATTCGAGTGTATGAAGAAGGAAATCCAGAACCCATCAAAGAAGGTGGCGATTTCATTGCGCATTCACATTGGGATGCATTTTCAAAATCTATTGCCTTTGAACTCAGTTGGCCTGCCGGTGAAACAAAAACACTTATTTTAGAAACTAAATCATCATCAAATATCAGTTATCTAATTCGATTTTATTCCAAAGAAACATTTTATCTAAAGGAAAATTTAGAAAATACAATACTTGGTTTTTTTTATGGCACCATCTTTATCATGGTGATTTACAATTTATTCATATACTTTATTTTAAAAGAAAAAGCTTACATCACTTATTCAATTTCCATTTTTTGCAATTTGTTACTGCAGATGTATCTGAATGGAATTTTGAATCAAATTTTTACATTGGACCATCCAGAAATTCATAACCGTATTGGTAGTATCATTGTGACGTGTTCTGCCATCACAGGTTGGACATTTGCCCAACAAACTTTGAATTTACGTGATTTTAATCCTTGGTCACACAGACTGATCCAATCCTTAAAATTCATTGTATTGTTTTATATTTTAATACCTTATGCTTATTTGCCAATTGATATCGCCGTTCGTATTGGTAATTTTATCGCTCAATTATTTGTAGTATCGGTATTAGTTGTTGCACTTGTAAATTATAGCAGTGGAAACAAACAAGCACGTTTGTTTTTATTTGGATGGAGTACCTTATTATTCGGAATATTAATGTATACATTGATGCAAAATGGAATCCTTCCAATAAATGTATTCACCATTTACGGAAACCAAATCGGATCCACATTAGAAGCAGGGATTTTATCTCTGGCACTCGCTAACAAAATCAATGAGCTAAAAGAAGAAAAAGCAAATACCCAAGCAGAAGCTCTAGTCACTTTAGAAGAAAAAGTGAGAGAACGAACCAAAACCTTAGATGAATCATTGAATCTTATCAAAAAGGATTTGAACGTAGCCAAAAAAATCCAAAAAACATTATTCTCAGATATTAAAACAAGTGATCCAAGAATCCATTTTCATTCTTATTACCAATCAATGTCGGAAGTGGGTGGCGATTTTTACGACCTCACCCAAGTGAAAGCCGATTATTATCGCATTTTTGTAGCTGATGCCACAGGTCATGGAATCCAAGCCGCACTCATCACAATGGCAATCAAAGCTGAGTATGAATCACTCAAAATGATTTACGATCATCCAGATGATTTGGTGTTTCATATGAACCAAATTTTTATCAATAAATACAGCAATATCCAAACAATTTTCACTTGTTCTGTTTGTGATATTGATTTAAAAAACAAACAGTTGTTTTATGCATCAGCAGGCCACCCGGACCAAATCCACCAAAGAATTTATGACATTAAACTTTTACCTAGAACTGGTAAAATCATTGGCTTAATGGACCACACGCAATATAGACTGATTGAACACCAAATCGAAGAAGGTGATCGAATCTTTTTATTCACCGATGGAATCTTCGAACAATTCAATGAAGAAAAAGAACTCTTTGGTGAAGATCGATTGTATGAAATTTTAAAAGATAACTTAAAACTGAGTTTAGACCATACAATGGCAAAAGTGTTAAGTGAACTATCTTTGTTCACTGATGGACAAGCAAAACAAGACGACATTACATTTATCGGTTGCGAAATTCAAAGTCTCGGTTGA
- a CDS encoding cation diffusion facilitator family transporter codes for MGHGHNHSNHQHNHSHQQSSTSKNLAWAFFLNLSFSIFELIGGIYSNSIAIISDAFHDFGDALSLAFVWYLQRVSTRPIDRHFDYGYKRFSILGALIISVLLSVGSIFMIIESIKRFITPAESKPDVMFVLAIVGVLVNGIAMIRLNHGTSFSEKAVFLHFLEDILGWVAVLIGSVCMYFWDLPWLDPMMSFGIAIWILYNAYGNTKQVMRIFLQAVPVSLDRSDLVAHWNLIKGVNSVHDIKIWSLDGNHHVASLHVLIDKKVKLSEFQKIKQKIRNIASQFEIIHTTIELETDEEECKLHTH; via the coding sequence ATGGGACACGGACACAATCATTCCAACCACCAGCACAATCACTCTCACCAACAATCGTCTACGTCCAAAAACCTTGCATGGGCATTCTTTCTTAATTTATCCTTTTCTATCTTCGAATTGATTGGAGGTATTTATTCCAATAGTATCGCCATCATCTCTGATGCTTTCCATGATTTTGGAGATGCACTCTCCCTTGCCTTTGTTTGGTATTTACAACGAGTTTCCACTAGACCAATCGATCGTCACTTCGATTACGGTTACAAACGTTTTTCAATATTAGGTGCTCTTATCATTTCTGTTTTATTGTCAGTAGGTTCGATCTTTATGATTATCGAATCCATCAAACGTTTTATAACTCCAGCTGAATCAAAGCCTGATGTAATGTTTGTTTTAGCAATTGTTGGAGTTTTAGTGAATGGGATTGCTATGATCCGATTGAATCATGGAACAAGTTTTTCAGAAAAGGCAGTTTTTTTACATTTTTTAGAGGACATCCTTGGTTGGGTTGCTGTTCTGATTGGTAGTGTATGCATGTACTTTTGGGATCTACCTTGGTTGGATCCGATGATGTCTTTTGGCATTGCGATTTGGATTTTATACAATGCGTATGGAAATACCAAACAAGTAATGCGAATCTTTTTACAAGCAGTCCCTGTCTCCCTTGACCGATCCGATTTGGTTGCACATTGGAATTTAATCAAAGGTGTGAATTCTGTTCATGACATAAAAATTTGGAGTTTGGATGGGAACCATCATGTTGCTTCCCTTCATGTACTGATTGATAAAAAAGTAAAGTTAAGTGAATTCCAAAAAATAAAACAAAAAATAAGAAACATCGCATCACAATTTGAAATCATACACACTACTATTGAGTTAGAAACGGATGAAGAGGAATGTAAATTACATACACATTGA
- a CDS encoding acyl-CoA thioesterase produces MSSPNELSPKSPQESAVETRHVVLPNDANHYGTAFGGAIMSWIDLIAVMAAQRHSGREAVTVSIDRINFITPIQIGDHVNLKAMVNYVGTTSMEVGVQVNRENPYTGEMVRATTAYLSFVALDENKKPAQVPPLKLETDLEKRRFAEGKMRIEMAKEFSAKIKASRRIP; encoded by the coding sequence GTGTCCTCTCCTAATGAATTATCTCCCAAGTCACCGCAAGAATCAGCCGTAGAAACTCGACATGTCGTTCTTCCGAATGATGCCAATCATTACGGAACTGCGTTTGGTGGTGCTATTATGAGTTGGATTGACTTAATTGCAGTCATGGCTGCCCAAAGGCATTCCGGAAGAGAAGCGGTGACCGTCAGTATTGATCGAATCAATTTTATTACACCCATCCAAATTGGAGACCATGTCAATTTAAAAGCGATGGTGAATTATGTAGGAACAACTTCCATGGAAGTGGGTGTGCAAGTGAATCGAGAAAATCCATACACGGGAGAGATGGTGAGAGCAACTACCGCCTATCTTTCGTTTGTTGCATTGGACGAAAACAAAAAACCAGCACAAGTTCCACCATTAAAATTGGAAACAGATTTAGAAAAACGGCGGTTTGCGGAAGGGAAAATGCGAATAGAAATGGCAAAAGAATTTTCTGCCAAAATTAAAGCGAGCCGAAGGATTCCTTAA
- a CDS encoding trans-aconitate 2-methyltransferase produces the protein MDNQRHWETIYTEKQPNEVSWTQEIPKLSLQLINNTNLPTSAKIIDVGGGESNLLDHLLELGYQNLSVLDISQNALNRCKQRLGEIGKSIEWIVIDITQFQSSTKYDIWHDRAVFHFLTEPDTISKYKLNMINALSDDGQFILGTFSDRGPKKCSGLEIKQYTEETLAETFSPEFEPIEFQREDHLTPFGTVQNFVFGRFKKKI, from the coding sequence ATGGATAATCAAAGACATTGGGAAACAATTTACACTGAAAAACAACCAAATGAAGTGAGTTGGACTCAGGAGATTCCAAAGCTCTCCTTACAATTGATCAATAATACAAATTTACCAACTTCAGCAAAGATCATTGATGTCGGTGGTGGAGAATCCAATTTACTGGATCATCTTTTAGAGCTTGGTTACCAAAATCTATCTGTTTTAGACATTAGCCAAAACGCATTAAATCGATGCAAACAGAGACTAGGTGAAATTGGGAAAAGTATTGAGTGGATTGTGATAGACATCACTCAATTCCAATCCAGTACCAAATACGATATTTGGCATGACAGAGCAGTCTTTCATTTTTTAACAGAACCTGATACTATTTCTAAGTATAAATTAAATATGATCAATGCCTTAAGTGATGATGGCCAGTTTATCTTAGGAACATTTAGTGATCGAGGCCCAAAAAAATGTAGTGGGCTTGAAATCAAACAATACACCGAAGAAACTTTAGCCGAAACCTTTTCCCCTGAATTTGAGCCCATTGAATTCCAAAGAGAAGACCACCTTACACCTTTTGGTACAGTCCAAAATTTTGTTTTTGGTCGGTTTAAAAAGAAAATTTAG
- a CDS encoding DUF1330 domain-containing protein, which yields MQKELLSFETIVGLEIKDEGLYTEYRNAMKGLLEQYEGGFRYDFKIAETLKSESEHPINRVFLIYFKTKERKLSFFADPEYKKIREKYFLPSVESTTQIAEYERYVT from the coding sequence ATGCAAAAAGAATTATTATCGTTTGAAACAATTGTAGGACTAGAAATTAAAGATGAAGGATTATATACAGAATACCGAAACGCAATGAAAGGACTTTTGGAACAATATGAAGGTGGATTTCGTTATGATTTTAAAATTGCAGAAACTTTAAAATCAGAATCAGAACATCCGATCAATCGAGTGTTTCTGATCTATTTCAAAACCAAAGAGAGAAAACTTAGTTTTTTTGCCGATCCAGAATACAAAAAAATCCGTGAGAAATACTTTCTACCTTCGGTCGAAAGTACAACTCAAATTGCAGAATACGAACGTTATGTGACTTAA